One window of the Deinococcus aerius genome contains the following:
- a CDS encoding transporter substrate-binding domain-containing protein, with the protein MRFPILLTTLALAAGLNAQAAQTTPPTLTGGVLKIAMEGTYPPFTFKDERGQLTGFDVDVAKAVAARLGLKPQFVLTEWSGILGGLQANKYDVIVNQVGITPERQKTIGLSQPYAYSSPQIIVRKSGSFSPKTLADLKGKRVGVGLGSNFEQQLRAAGGINVVTYPGAPEYLADLAAGRLDAAYNDRLLVGYLITKNNLPIRGAGVVGQPEPVGIAFKKTNTALGSAINRALAQIKADGTYAKISRKWFGADVSKP; encoded by the coding sequence ATGCGTTTCCCGATCCTGCTGACCACCCTGGCCCTGGCCGCCGGGCTGAACGCCCAAGCCGCCCAGACCACCCCTCCGACCCTGACGGGGGGCGTGCTCAAGATCGCCATGGAGGGCACCTATCCGCCCTTCACCTTCAAGGACGAGCGGGGGCAGCTCACGGGCTTCGACGTGGACGTTGCCAAGGCCGTCGCCGCCAGGCTCGGGTTGAAGCCCCAGTTCGTGCTGACGGAGTGGAGCGGTATCCTGGGCGGGCTCCAGGCGAACAAGTACGACGTGATCGTGAACCAGGTGGGGATCACGCCCGAGCGGCAGAAGACCATCGGGCTGAGCCAGCCGTACGCCTACAGCAGCCCGCAGATCATCGTGCGAAAGAGCGGGAGCTTCAGCCCCAAGACGCTGGCCGACCTGAAGGGCAAGCGCGTCGGCGTGGGGCTGGGCAGCAACTTCGAGCAGCAATTGCGCGCGGCGGGCGGCATCAACGTCGTGACCTACCCCGGCGCCCCCGAGTACCTGGCGGACCTGGCGGCGGGACGCCTCGACGCCGCGTACAATGACCGCCTGCTCGTCGGCTACCTCATCACGAAGAATAATCTGCCCATCCGGGGCGCGGGCGTGGTCGGACAGCCCGAACCCGTCGGGATCGCCTTCAAGAAGACGAACACCGCGCTGGGGAGCGCCATCAACCGCGCGCTGGCGCAGATCAAGGCCGACGGCACCTATGCCAAGATCAGCCGCAAGTGGTTCGGGGCGGACGTGAGCAAGCCCTGA
- a CDS encoding glucose-6-phosphate dehydrogenase assembly protein OpcA — translation MTTATDLQPLGPVETSVRRAQATLDELWAQTDVETRAYTGNIVALTVKKHLARVEEALAGLEGRYAGRQIIGVMDGTSEVRVQVSLVPQRGGLYIERLRLAADPEQLQGAILPLLRPATVNHVWWGADTKPSGVLLSELTEIADQVIADSLSLDIPPARHYALADLGWSRSAGWREALAQVFDSPDAARRLPGVTRMTVRYAGHNDLPARLFAGWVADTLGWPDLGRVTFKAARCGRENGDLCGVELAGDGVGFNLSAADEEIVRTRCHWPGMNRETELNVPRMTLAEGLARVMARPERREVFERAWTLAKASLAGGK, via the coding sequence ATGACCACCGCCACCGACCTCCAACCCCTCGGCCCCGTCGAGACGAGCGTTCGGCGGGCGCAGGCCACCCTGGACGAACTCTGGGCGCAGACGGACGTGGAGACGCGGGCGTACACGGGCAACATCGTGGCGCTCACGGTGAAAAAACACCTCGCCCGGGTGGAGGAGGCCCTGGCTGGGCTGGAGGGCCGCTACGCGGGGCGGCAGATCATCGGGGTGATGGACGGCACCAGCGAGGTGCGGGTGCAGGTCAGCCTGGTGCCGCAGCGGGGGGGGCTGTACATCGAGCGGCTGCGGCTGGCGGCGGACCCCGAGCAGCTTCAGGGGGCAATCCTGCCGCTGCTGCGCCCCGCGACCGTCAACCACGTGTGGTGGGGTGCCGACACCAAGCCGAGCGGCGTGCTGCTCTCGGAACTCACCGAGATCGCCGACCAGGTGATCGCCGACAGCCTCAGCCTCGACATCCCCCCGGCGCGGCACTACGCCCTGGCCGACCTGGGCTGGAGCCGCTCGGCGGGCTGGCGCGAGGCCCTGGCGCAGGTGTTCGACAGCCCCGACGCGGCCCGGCGGCTGCCCGGAGTCACCCGGATGACCGTGCGCTACGCGGGCCACAACGACCTGCCCGCCCGCCTCTTCGCGGGCTGGGTGGCCGACACGCTGGGCTGGCCCGACCTGGGCCGCGTCACCTTCAAGGCGGCCCGCTGCGGGCGGGAGAACGGCGACCTGTGCGGGGTGGAACTCGCGGGCGACGGGGTGGGGTTCAACCTGAGCGCCGCCGACGAGGAGATCGTCCGCACCCGCTGCCACTGGCCCGGCATGAACCGCGAGACCGAGCTGAACGTGCCCCGGATGACGCTGGCCGAGGGGCTGGCCCGGGTGATGGCCCGCCCCGAGCGGCGCGAGGTCTTCGAGCGGGCGTGGACCCTGGCGAAGGCGAGCCTGGCGGGGGGGAAATGA
- the queG gene encoding tRNA epoxyqueuosine(34) reductase QueG, producing MNAADLLSDLAVSLGADAVGWAPARVPASAVAEYAGWLSAGRHAGMGYLERQLPARSDPASRLEGVGSVLVLGVSHAFADPGVPTGGVRVGRVARYAWTPDYHDQLQPVLSRLEAEAARLGVRSRGYVDHGPVMERLFAAGASLGWRGKSGMTVSTRLGAFVTLAVLLTDLSFEGVEESHPDRCGRCFRCVAACPTGAIGNDRAIDARRCVSYLTIEHRGPVPHELRPGMGDWLFGCDVCSEVCPWTAKAGPLARLLRPDPDLAHPDLSAFFGVGERQFERRFAGTAFLRPRRKGMARNALTVLGNTRAQEGWPLLLAGAQDPAWEVREAAAWALGQWGESRHLRPLLDDEHGTVREAAALALSHAS from the coding sequence GTGAACGCCGCCGACCTCCTCTCCGATCTCGCCGTGTCCCTGGGCGCGGACGCGGTGGGGTGGGCTCCGGCGCGGGTTCCGGCCTCCGCCGTCGCCGAGTACGCGGGGTGGCTCTCGGCGGGGCGCCACGCGGGGATGGGTTACCTGGAGCGGCAGCTTCCCGCCCGCTCGGACCCGGCGAGCCGCCTGGAGGGGGTGGGCAGCGTCCTCGTGCTGGGGGTGTCGCACGCCTTTGCGGACCCCGGGGTGCCCACTGGCGGCGTGCGGGTGGGCCGGGTCGCCCGCTACGCCTGGACGCCCGACTACCACGACCAACTCCAGCCCGTCCTCTCGCGGCTGGAGGCGGAGGCGGCACGGCTGGGCGTCCGGTCCCGCGGCTACGTGGACCACGGCCCGGTGATGGAGCGCCTCTTCGCGGCGGGCGCCTCCCTGGGCTGGCGGGGCAAGTCGGGCATGACGGTCAGCACCCGGCTGGGCGCCTTCGTGACGCTGGCGGTTCTTCTGACCGACCTTTCCTTTGAAGGGGTGGAGGAAAGCCACCCCGACCGCTGCGGGCGCTGCTTCCGCTGCGTGGCAGCCTGCCCCACGGGCGCGATTGGAAACGACCGGGCCATCGACGCGCGGCGCTGCGTCTCGTACCTCACCATCGAACACCGGGGGCCGGTGCCGCATGAACTGAGGCCCGGGATGGGCGACTGGCTTTTCGGCTGCGACGTGTGTTCCGAGGTCTGCCCCTGGACGGCGAAGGCGGGACCGCTCGCCCGGCTGCTGAGGCCCGACCCCGACCTCGCCCACCCGGACCTGTCGGCCTTTTTCGGCGTGGGCGAGCGGCAGTTCGAGCGGCGGTTCGCGGGGACGGCCTTCCTGCGCCCCCGCCGCAAGGGGATGGCCCGCAATGCGCTGACGGTCCTCGGGAATACCCGCGCTCAGGAGGGCTGGCCGCTGCTCCTCGCCGGGGCACAGGACCCCGCCTGGGAGGTCCGGGAGGCCGCGGCCTGGGCGCTGGGCCAGTGGGGCGAGTCCCGGCACCTCCGCCCCCTGCTGGACGATGAGCACGGGACGGTGCGGGAGGCGGCGGCACTGGCGTTGAGCCACGCTTCATGA
- the pgl gene encoding 6-phosphogluconolactonase: MNVCVFPTPEDTARAAAKAFARAAGVAVAARGAFHVALSGGSTPRMMYRELRTLPDVPWEGVHIYFSDERSVGPDSPESNYRLAHDELLAHVPVPERQIHRMEGERRPLEDAARDYAALLPERLDVVLLGMGDDGHTASLFPGTAALTAGGRVAANWVPKLGTGRLTFTFDEINAARERWLLVTGAGKADVLREVAAGEGDYPVARIRDPLWYLDEAAAGKLGR; encoded by the coding sequence GTGAACGTGTGCGTCTTTCCCACCCCGGAGGACACGGCAAGGGCGGCGGCGAAGGCCTTCGCGCGGGCGGCGGGGGTCGCGGTGGCGGCGCGGGGGGCGTTTCACGTCGCGCTCTCGGGCGGCAGCACTCCGCGGATGATGTACCGCGAGTTGCGCACGCTGCCGGATGTTCCCTGGGAGGGCGTCCACATCTACTTCAGCGACGAGCGCAGCGTGGGGCCGGACAGCCCTGAGAGCAACTACCGGCTCGCCCACGACGAACTGCTCGCCCACGTCCCGGTGCCCGAACGTCAGATTCACCGCATGGAGGGCGAGCGCCGCCCGCTGGAGGACGCGGCGCGCGACTACGCCGCCCTCCTCCCCGAACGGCTGGACGTGGTCCTGCTCGGCATGGGGGACGACGGGCACACCGCGAGCCTCTTTCCCGGCACGGCGGCGCTGACGGCGGGGGGACGGGTCGCGGCGAACTGGGTGCCGAAACTGGGTACCGGGCGGCTCACCTTCACCTTTGATGAGATCAACGCGGCCCGGGAACGCTGGCTCCTGGTGACGGGGGCGGGCAAGGCGGACGTGCTGCGCGAGGTGGCGGCGGGCGAGGGGGATTACCCGGTGGCGCGAATCCGGGACCCCCTCTGGTACCTGGACGAGGCGGCGGCGGGGAAGCTGGGCCGATAG
- a CDS encoding Nif3-like dinuclear metal center hexameric protein, which translates to MTESPSPQTPRGEVDRDTLVRWLGEYLNLGAYPDPSLNGLQIEGTPVIRRVAASVDTSVRTLQDAADNGADLLLVHHGLFWGRPLALTGPHGRRVRTALMADLNLYAAHIPLDAHPEVGNNAMIARALSLQNARPFGDWQGHKIGLAGELPFAQSLQDFADRVQKLTGEICLVHGGGLPQVQRLGIVSGGGAGAVAEAAAAGLDTLLTGEPEHKHFHDAFEYGVNVVFAGHYETEVFGVRALAARLEQEFGLPWQFLHHPTGL; encoded by the coding sequence ATGACCGAGAGCCCTTCCCCCCAGACCCCGCGCGGCGAGGTCGACCGCGACACGCTGGTGCGCTGGCTTGGCGAGTACCTCAATCTCGGCGCCTACCCCGACCCCAGCCTCAACGGCCTCCAGATCGAGGGCACGCCCGTGATCCGGCGGGTGGCGGCGAGCGTGGATACCAGCGTGAGGACCCTTCAGGACGCCGCCGACAACGGGGCCGACCTGCTGCTCGTGCACCACGGGCTGTTCTGGGGCAGGCCCCTGGCGCTGACCGGGCCGCACGGCAGGCGGGTCCGCACCGCGCTGATGGCGGACCTCAACCTCTACGCGGCCCATATTCCCCTCGACGCGCACCCCGAGGTCGGCAACAACGCGATGATCGCCCGGGCGCTCAGCCTGCAAAACGCGCGGCCCTTCGGCGATTGGCAGGGCCACAAGATCGGGCTGGCGGGCGAGCTTCCCTTCGCGCAGAGTCTCCAGGACTTCGCCGACCGGGTGCAGAAGCTGACCGGGGAAATCTGCCTGGTCCACGGGGGTGGCCTTCCGCAGGTCCAGCGCCTGGGCATCGTGAGCGGGGGCGGCGCGGGCGCGGTGGCGGAAGCGGCGGCGGCGGGCCTGGACACCCTGCTGACCGGCGAGCCGGAACACAAGCACTTCCACGACGCCTTCGAGTACGGGGTCAACGTGGTCTTCGCCGGGCACTACGAGACGGAGGTGTTCGGCGTGCGCGCCCTCGCCGCCCGGCTGGAGCAGGAGTTCGGCCTGCCGTGGCAATTCCTGCACCACCCGACGGGCTTGTGA
- the zwf gene encoding glucose-6-phosphate dehydrogenase, which produces MTKGRKTKAGNTRQPTTASVQEGVEKLEAVRNDDLEQSLPAPPARRPRKSRARVPEPESPEAEPPESGPGADGQNPFRTLMRRNRAPEPATLVIFGVTGDLAKRKLLPAVFGLWQDGLLGSAFNIVGVGRQEMTDDQFKDFAIEALKSSKETDAIQPGSLEKFRDLLYYEFGDFGGDEVYDLVGKELDRAEEAHGGRKNALFYLSTPPSLFEPISAGLGRLGLADESQGWRRIVIEKPFGRDLASARELNAAIHRVWDESQVYRIDHYLGKETVQNLMAIRFGNAIFEPLWNRGYVDHVQITAAEDLGLEGRAGYYEEAGVVRDMLQNHLMQLFTLTAMEAPAAFDADAIRDEKVKVLRAVKPIPPERVPEVAVLGQYGPGTLYGESVPGYREEPGVKPGSTTPTYVAVKLEVDNWRWQGVPFFLRTGKRLPKKVTEIAVVFKRPPLGMFPGGLERNVLAFRIQPDEGVSLKFSSKSPGQEMVLREVVMDFRYDAFGAELESPYSRLLLDAMLGDATLFPREDEVDRAWQLVSGLLQVADAPATGKNAPNYPNYPAGTWGPDAADALIGPDRRWRRL; this is translated from the coding sequence ATGACGAAGGGCCGCAAGACCAAGGCGGGGAACACACGCCAGCCCACCACCGCCAGCGTCCAGGAGGGCGTGGAGAAGCTGGAGGCGGTGCGCAACGACGATCTGGAGCAGTCGCTGCCCGCCCCCCCCGCCCGCCGCCCCCGCAAGAGCCGCGCCCGCGTCCCCGAGCCCGAGTCCCCGGAGGCCGAGCCTCCTGAATCCGGGCCGGGGGCCGACGGGCAGAATCCCTTCCGCACCCTGATGCGCCGCAACCGCGCGCCCGAGCCCGCGACGCTGGTGATCTTCGGCGTGACGGGCGACCTCGCCAAGCGCAAGCTGCTCCCCGCCGTCTTCGGCCTGTGGCAGGACGGGCTGCTGGGAAGTGCGTTCAACATCGTGGGCGTGGGCCGCCAGGAGATGACCGACGACCAGTTCAAGGACTTCGCCATCGAGGCCCTGAAGAGCAGCAAGGAGACCGACGCGATCCAGCCCGGCAGCCTGGAGAAGTTCCGCGACCTGCTGTACTACGAGTTCGGGGACTTTGGCGGCGACGAGGTGTACGACCTGGTGGGCAAGGAACTCGACCGGGCCGAGGAGGCGCACGGCGGGCGCAAGAATGCGCTCTTCTACCTCTCCACCCCGCCCAGCCTGTTCGAGCCGATCTCGGCGGGCCTGGGGCGGCTGGGCCTGGCCGACGAGTCCCAGGGCTGGCGGCGCATCGTGATCGAGAAGCCCTTCGGGCGCGACCTCGCCTCGGCGCGGGAGCTGAACGCCGCGATTCACCGGGTGTGGGACGAGTCGCAGGTCTACCGCATCGACCACTACCTGGGCAAGGAGACGGTGCAGAACCTGATGGCGATCCGCTTCGGCAACGCCATCTTCGAGCCGCTGTGGAACCGCGGATACGTGGACCACGTGCAGATCACCGCCGCCGAGGACCTGGGCCTGGAGGGTCGCGCCGGGTACTACGAGGAGGCCGGGGTGGTGCGCGACATGCTGCAAAACCACCTCATGCAGCTCTTCACGCTGACTGCGATGGAGGCCCCCGCCGCCTTCGACGCCGACGCGATCCGCGACGAGAAGGTGAAGGTGCTGCGCGCGGTCAAGCCCATCCCGCCGGAGCGGGTGCCCGAGGTCGCCGTGCTGGGCCAGTACGGCCCCGGCACCCTGTACGGCGAATCCGTGCCCGGCTACCGCGAGGAACCCGGCGTGAAGCCCGGCAGCACCACGCCGACCTACGTGGCGGTCAAGCTGGAGGTCGACAACTGGCGCTGGCAGGGCGTGCCCTTCTTCCTGCGGACCGGCAAGCGGCTGCCGAAAAAGGTCACCGAGATCGCCGTCGTCTTCAAGCGCCCACCGCTCGGCATGTTCCCGGGCGGGCTGGAGCGCAACGTCCTCGCCTTCCGCATCCAGCCCGACGAGGGGGTGAGCCTGAAGTTCTCCTCCAAGTCGCCCGGGCAGGAGATGGTGCTGCGCGAGGTCGTGATGGACTTCCGCTACGACGCCTTCGGGGCGGAGCTGGAGAGCCCCTACTCCCGCCTGCTGCTCGACGCGATGCTGGGCGACGCCACCCTCTTCCCCCGCGAGGACGAGGTGGACCGCGCCTGGCAACTCGTGAGCGGCCTGCTGCAAGTCGCAGATGCCCCGGCCACGGGCAAGAACGCGCCGAACTACCCCAACTACCCCGCCGGAACCTGGGGACCGGACGCCGCCGACGCCCTGATCGGGCCGGACCGGCGCTGGAGGCGGCTGTGA
- a CDS encoding glutaminyl-peptide cyclotransferase produces the protein MRPRLPLFAVLPAACALLVLSGGGAGLQAADTPSGPVAPVLRATVTARYPHDRAAFTQGLQYLGGGLLVESTGQVGESGVRRVDLRSGRVLAQVPTPIASAFGEGVSVLNGVAYHITWQTGAAFAFDAATLREIGRYRYTGEGWGLTQDGRSLIMSDGSETLFWRDPRTFAVTRTVRVTDRGQPVRNLNELEYVGGSVYANIWLTGRIARIDPRTGTVTAWLDVRPLTQEASVAAARAGKPLTFDDVPNGIAYVPERGTLLLTGKRWPTIFEVKVSGVRAEPGTTGRGQPGR, from the coding sequence ATGCGTCCCCGGCTTCCCCTGTTCGCCGTCCTGCCCGCCGCCTGCGCCCTCCTGGTCCTGAGTGGGGGCGGGGCGGGACTCCAGGCGGCCGATACGCCGTCCGGCCCCGTGGCGCCCGTGCTGCGCGCCACCGTCACCGCCCGCTATCCCCACGACCGCGCCGCCTTCACCCAGGGCCTTCAATATCTGGGAGGCGGCCTCCTGGTGGAGAGTACCGGGCAGGTCGGCGAGTCGGGCGTGCGGCGGGTGGACCTGAGGAGCGGGCGGGTGCTGGCGCAGGTGCCCACGCCCATCGCCAGCGCCTTCGGGGAGGGCGTGAGCGTGCTGAACGGGGTGGCTTACCACATCACCTGGCAGACGGGCGCGGCCTTCGCCTTCGACGCGGCCACCCTGCGGGAGATCGGGCGTTACCGCTACACGGGCGAGGGCTGGGGCCTCACCCAGGATGGCCGCAGCCTGATCATGAGTGACGGCTCCGAGACCCTCTTCTGGCGCGACCCCAGGACCTTCGCCGTCACCCGCACCGTTCGGGTCACGGACCGCGGCCAGCCCGTGCGGAACCTCAACGAGCTGGAGTACGTGGGGGGCAGCGTCTACGCCAACATCTGGCTGACGGGCCGCATCGCCCGCATCGACCCCCGCACCGGCACCGTGACCGCCTGGCTCGACGTGCGGCCCCTGACGCAGGAGGCGAGCGTGGCCGCTGCCCGCGCCGGGAAGCCCCTCACCTTCGACGACGTGCCCAACGGCATCGCCTACGTCCCCGAGCGTGGCACCCTGCTCCTGACCGGCAAGCGCTGGCCGACCATTTTCGAGGTGAAGGTGTCCGGCGTGCGGGCCGAGCCGGGGACGACCGGGCGGGGCCAGCCGGGGCGCTGA
- the tmk gene encoding dTMP kinase: protein MTPLFITFEGPEGAGKSTQLRRLAERLGAEGVRHIVTREPGGTPLGTRVREVLLDPGLTIDPLPEFLLYSASRAQLVREIIRPALERGEVVLCDRYADSSLAYQGAGRGLDTSFLRMLTREVTGGLTPDLTVLLDLDPGVGLTRAANRGQPDRLERADLGFHRRVRQGFLDLAAGEPGRFLVLDASRGVETLAAAIWHAVGERLGAPAP from the coding sequence ATGACCCCCCTCTTCATCACCTTCGAGGGGCCCGAGGGGGCGGGCAAGAGCACGCAACTCCGGCGCCTGGCCGAGCGGCTGGGGGCGGAGGGGGTGCGGCACATCGTCACCCGCGAGCCGGGGGGAACGCCGCTGGGCACCCGGGTGCGGGAAGTCCTCCTCGACCCGGGGCTGACCATCGACCCGCTGCCCGAGTTCCTGCTGTACTCGGCCAGCCGCGCCCAGCTTGTCCGGGAGATTATCCGGCCCGCGCTGGAGCGGGGTGAAGTCGTCCTGTGCGACCGTTACGCCGACTCCAGCCTGGCTTACCAGGGGGCGGGGCGGGGGCTGGACACGTCCTTTCTCAGGATGCTGACGCGCGAGGTGACGGGCGGCCTGACCCCCGACCTCACCGTGCTGCTCGACCTCGACCCGGGGGTGGGTTTGACCCGGGCCGCAAACCGGGGACAGCCCGACCGCCTGGAACGGGCCGACCTGGGGTTTCACCGCCGGGTCCGGCAGGGATTTCTGGACCTCGCGGCGGGCGAGCCGGGGCGGTTCCTGGTCCTCGACGCCTCACGGGGCGTGGAGACCCTGGCTGCCGCCATTTGGCACGCGGTGGGGGAGAGGCTGGGGGCTCCGGCCCCTTAG
- a CDS encoding TrmB family transcriptional regulator — protein sequence MSAVIHLQALGLTEYEARAYTALLALGRAVPARVARQAGIPRPKIYETLERLEGRGLAARVGQNPLEYAPLSAREYLARARRSFDDRLGALDRDLSRLAPDPAPEAVYHLYGEAAIRSLCEDLTLNARRSVYMAGDLPLGERLERLTPRGVDLHRASLSGLPAIAAEGQRAFLLARDGEAAVIAHFIEEGASGEAHGVHTHNPVVIHLIEGYVQLAAQHPAGSR from the coding sequence ATGAGTGCCGTGATTCACCTGCAAGCGCTGGGCCTGACCGAGTACGAGGCGCGCGCTTACACCGCCCTGCTGGCCCTCGGGCGCGCCGTCCCCGCCCGGGTGGCGCGGCAGGCCGGCATTCCCCGCCCCAAGATCTACGAGACGCTGGAGCGCCTGGAGGGCCGGGGGCTGGCGGCGCGGGTGGGGCAAAACCCGCTGGAATACGCGCCGCTGAGCGCCCGCGAGTATCTCGCCCGGGCCCGCCGCTCCTTCGACGACCGGCTGGGAGCCCTCGACCGCGACCTCTCGCGCCTGGCGCCCGACCCCGCGCCCGAGGCCGTCTACCACCTCTACGGCGAGGCGGCGATTCGCAGCCTGTGCGAGGACCTGACCCTGAACGCCCGGCGCAGCGTCTATATGGCGGGCGACCTCCCCCTGGGAGAGCGTTTGGAGCGCCTCACCCCCCGTGGGGTGGACTTGCACCGCGCTTCCCTGAGCGGCCTGCCCGCCATCGCCGCCGAGGGTCAGCGCGCCTTCCTGCTCGCCCGCGATGGGGAGGCCGCCGTGATCGCCCATTTCATTGAGGAGGGCGCCAGCGGGGAGGCGCACGGGGTCCACACCCACAACCCGGTGGTGATTCACCTCATCGAGGGGTATGTGCAGCTCGCCGCGCAGCATCCCGCGGGGAGCCGTTGA
- a CDS encoding nuclear transport factor 2 family protein, which produces MANMTESFMQALQTIEASGDPAPLVDLFADETSLRNMTTQEWSGKEGARDFWTRYLENFQSIRSEFFHHTDDGHTGLMEWEATGKLADGADIAYRGSSVIEHDGEKVTAFRTYYDSAAFVKPAAQQ; this is translated from the coding sequence ATGGCGAACATGACCGAGAGCTTCATGCAGGCCCTCCAGACCATCGAGGCGAGCGGTGACCCGGCCCCGCTGGTGGACCTCTTCGCGGACGAGACGAGCCTGCGCAACATGACCACCCAGGAGTGGAGCGGCAAGGAGGGGGCCCGCGACTTCTGGACGCGCTACCTGGAGAACTTCCAGAGCATCCGCAGCGAGTTTTTCCACCACACCGACGACGGCCACACCGGCCTGATGGAGTGGGAGGCGACGGGCAAGCTCGCGGACGGGGCGGACATCGCCTACCGCGGCAGCAGCGTGATCGAGCACGACGGGGAGAAGGTCACCGCCTTCCGCACGTACTACGACTCCGCCGCCTTCGTGAAACCTGCCGCGCAGCAGTAA
- a CDS encoding amino acid ABC transporter permease: MTTEQLQQILQSAWGALPTLLAAAPITIGYALAAMLLGLPLALLVALARLSGVAPLRTLSSVYVSFIRGTPLLVQIFMVYYGLPSFGVTLSPLVGGVLALTLNAAAYLSETIRAAILSVPRGQREAALSLGLTPRQTLRLIVLPQAARVALPSLGNTLIGLVKDTSLVSVITVVELLRSAQLVIARTFEPFGPYLAAALIYWLISSLLELVQRRLEGRLARRG; this comes from the coding sequence ATGACCACCGAGCAGTTGCAACAGATTCTTCAGAGTGCCTGGGGCGCCCTGCCCACCCTGCTCGCGGCGGCGCCCATCACCATCGGGTACGCGCTGGCGGCGATGCTGTTGGGGCTCCCGCTGGCCCTGCTCGTCGCGCTGGCGCGGCTCTCGGGCGTGGCTCCCCTGCGGACACTCAGCAGCGTCTACGTCTCTTTTATTCGCGGGACGCCGCTGCTGGTGCAGATCTTCATGGTGTACTACGGCCTGCCCTCCTTCGGGGTGACGCTCAGCCCGCTGGTCGGCGGGGTGCTCGCCCTCACCCTGAATGCCGCCGCCTACCTCTCGGAGACGATCCGCGCCGCGATCCTCAGCGTGCCGCGGGGGCAGCGGGAGGCGGCGCTTAGCCTGGGCCTGACCCCGCGGCAGACCCTGCGGCTGATCGTGCTGCCCCAGGCGGCGCGGGTGGCCCTGCCCAGCCTGGGCAACACCCTGATCGGGCTGGTCAAGGACACCTCGCTGGTTTCAGTCATCACGGTGGTCGAGCTGCTGCGCAGCGCCCAACTGGTAATCGCGCGGACCTTCGAGCCGTTCGGGCCGTACCTGGCCGCTGCACTGATCTACTGGCTGATCAGCAGCCTGCTGGAACTCGTGCAGCGCAGGCTGGAGGGGCGGCTGGCGCGCCGGGGATAA
- a CDS encoding glyoxalase, whose protein sequence is MSPLISGLDHVQVEAPAGCEEQARAFFGAFLGLPELLKPEALRGRGGVWFALPDGRQLHVGVTPGFVPREKGHPALRCPDLAAFRAHCDAHGVAYKADAEAGVPRVFLRDPFGNRLEVVEGGHAGVPLTGAS, encoded by the coding sequence ATGTCGCCGCTGATCTCGGGACTCGACCACGTGCAGGTGGAGGCGCCGGCGGGCTGCGAGGAACAGGCCCGGGCGTTCTTCGGGGCCTTCCTGGGGCTGCCGGAACTGCTCAAGCCGGAGGCGCTGCGGGGAAGGGGCGGGGTGTGGTTTGCCTTGCCCGACGGTCGCCAGTTGCACGTCGGCGTGACCCCCGGCTTCGTGCCGCGCGAGAAGGGGCACCCGGCACTGCGCTGCCCGGACCTCGCCGCTTTCCGGGCACACTGTGACGCTCACGGTGTGGCGTACAAGGCCGACGCGGAGGCGGGCGTCCCCCGCGTCTTCCTGCGCGACCCCTTCGGCAACCGACTGGAGGTCGTGGAGGGGGGCCACGCCGGGGTGCCCCTGACCGGTGCGTCCTGA